From Danio aesculapii chromosome 18, fDanAes4.1, whole genome shotgun sequence, a single genomic window includes:
- the ppfibp1b gene encoding liprin-beta-1b isoform X6 — translation METEERESLRCQIPDSTADSLVEWLHGHLSNGHISITGDVYQDRLNRLESDKESLVLQVSVLTDQVDAQGEKIRDLDLCLDEHREKLNATEEMLQQELLCRSALEAQKLELMAEVSNLKLKLAAMDKERLDFDERFGNEGLILEINELRYRISEMENERLQYEKKLKSTKSLMAKLSSLKLKMGQMQYEKQRKEQKIEALKEELVLLRRQQEGRDVDLRRLQDESGSRSSTPAGLDGTDRVFHTEETLKKRLKEKHMEVQKMKKAMESLMAANEEKDRKIEELRQSLMRYKKVQEMVMSAHGRKEKVKEGDSDESNSDSSLSMSTALSFSIDTDKSLLAYTEEAARAQNEASTFVSTLQVPSLAVSSPDKPDSDSVLEHMQSSDKECEEPNQSQETPFHESPETSEITKSGSQGNLDGGISEKSKTFDEFNKITTLPPKSTSSSGTAEDDSFGTRKMRSSFGRGFFKLKGGKRTASAPNLSETERDGTDHLDLAGLPQRSADSDSTHTLPISPEAKKKSKGIKALFGKLKRSQSTTFNLDDNLSESEFKRGGVRATAGPRLGWSRDLQNTNSDLDAPFARWSREQVCDWMQEQGLGLYVSLARQWVSSGQTLLQASQHDLERELGIKHPLHRKKLQLALQALGSEEDDNKGKLDYHWVTRWLDDIGLPQYKTQFDEGRVDGRMLHYMTVDDLLSLKVGSVLHHLSIKRAIQVLRLNNYDPNCLRRRPSDENNISPAEISQWTNHRVMEWLRSVDLAEYAPNLRGSGVHGGLMVLEPRFNVETMALLLNIPPNKTLLRRHLATHFNLLVGSEAQQLKQECLENPDYTLLTATAKVKPHKLAFVGFGRKKKQEDNEEYVCPMDVEMPKGRSFQKGYRGMELQIYDDDLDRLDQMEDSEGTVRQIGAFSEGINNLTSMLKEDEFFFPNASVKDDDSNV, via the exons ATGGAgactgaagagagagagagcttgcGTTGCCAGATCCCAGACTCCACCGCAGACAGTTTGGTGGAGTGGCTGCATGGTCACCTG TCAAATGGACACATTTCCATCACCGGTGATGTTTACCAGGACAGACTTAATCGTCTTGAAAGTGATAAAGAATCCCTTGTGCTTCAG GTGAGTGTTTTGACGGATCAAGTGGATGCACAGGGAGAAAAGATAAGGGACCTAGACCTGTGCCTAGATGAACACCGTGAAAAACTAAACGCCACTGAAGAAATGTTACAGCAG GAGCTCCTGTGCAGGTCAGCGCTGGAGGCTCAAAAGCTGGAGCTAATGGCAGAAGTGTCCAATTTGAAACTGAAGTTAGCAGCCATGGATAAAGAGAGACTGGATTTTGACGAGAGATTCGGAAATGAG ggTTTGATTTTGGAGATCAATGAACTGAGATATCGCATTTCTGAGATGGAGAATGAACGGTTACAGTATGAAAAGAAATTGAAATCCACTAAG TCGCTAATGGCCAAACTCTCTAGCCTGAAACTGAAAATGGGCCAGATGCAGTATGAGAAACAGAGGAAGGAACAAAAAATCGAGGCCCTCAAG GAGGAGCTGGTTTTATTGAGGAGGCAGCAGGAGGGCAGAGATGTGGATCTGCGGAGGCTGCAGGATGAGAGCGGCTCCAGATCCTCAACGCCTGCAGGCCTCGACGGCACTGACAGAG TTTTCCATACAGAGGAAACATTAAAAAAGAGGCTCAAAGAGAAAC ATATGGAAGTACAGAAGATGAAGAAGGCAATGGAGTCACTGATGGCGGCAAATGAGGAGAAG GATCGCAAGATTGAAGAGTTGCGGCAGTCACTAATGCGTTACAAGAAAGTGCAAGAGATGGTCATGTCAGCCCATGGGAGAAAAG AAAAGGTCAAAGAAGGAGACAGTGATGAGAGTAACAGCGACAGCTCCCTCTCCATGTCCACCGCTCTCTCCTTCTCCATCGACACAGACAAATCTCTGCTCGCGTACACAGAGGAAGCTGCCAGAGCTCAAAATGAG GCCTCAACATTCGTCAGTACGCTCCAAGTACCATCACTCGCAGTATCATCACCAGACAAACCAGACAGCGACTCAGTCCTGGAACACATGCAGTCGAG TGATAAAGAGTGCGAGGAGCCAAATCAGTCACAGGAGACCCCATTTCATGAAAGTCCCGA GACTTCGGAGATCACAAAATCAGGGAGCCAAGGGAACCTCGATGGAGGAATCAGTGAAAAG AGCAAAACATTTGATGAGTTCAACAAAATCACTACTCTGCCACCCAAATCCACAAGCTCTTCTGGTACTGCTGAAGATGACAGTTTTGGCACCAGGAAAATGAGATCATCCTTTGGACGGGGCTTTTTCAAGCTCAAGGGTGGCAAGAGGACTGCCAGCGCCCCAAATTTAT CTGAGACAGAGAGGGACGGCACTGACCATCTGGATCTGGCAGGCCTGCCGCAGAGGTCCGCTGACAGCGACAGCACACATACTCTGCCCATTTCACCAGAGGCCAAGAAGAAGTCCAAAGGAATCAAAGCACTCTTTGGAAA GCTCAAAAGAAGTCAGTCAACCACATTCAACCTGGATGATAACCTGTCAGAGAGTGAGTTTAAACGTGGTGGAGTCAGAGCTACTGCTGGACCCAGACTGGgatggtcacgtgacctgcaGAACACCAACAG TGATCTTGATGCCCCATTTGCACGCTGGTCCCGGGAGCAGGTGTGTGACTGGATGCAGGAGCAGGGATTGGGACTGTATGTGAGTTTGGCAAGGCAGTGGGTCTCCTCTGGGCAGACGCTCCTGCAGGCATCCCAACACGACTTGGAAAGA GAGCTGGGAATTAAACACCCACTACACAGGAAGAAACTCCAGCTGGCCCTGCAGGCTCTGGGCTCAGAGGAAGACGATAACAAGGGCAAACTAGACTACCACTGGGTGACAA GGTGGCTTGATGACATCGGCCTCCCGCAGTACAAGACTCAGTTTGATGAGGGACGTGTGGATGGACGGATGCTTCACTATATGACTGTG GATGACCTGTTATCTCTGAAAGTGGGCAGCGTTCTTCATCACCTTAGTATTAAAAGAGCCATCCAGGTGCTCCGGCTTAACAACTACGACCCAAACTGCCTGCGGCGAAGACCCTCAGACGAG AACAACATCAGTCCTGCTGAGATCTCTCAATGGACAAACCACCGCGTGATGGAGTGGCTGCGGTCTGTTGATCTGGCTGAATACGCACCCAACCTGAGAGGCAGCGGAGTACACGGAGGACtgatg GTGTTGGAGCCTCGCTTTAATGTGGAGACGATGGCTCTGCTGCTGAATATTCCCCCCAATAAGACTCTGCTGCGGAGGCATCTGGCCACCCACTTTAACCTGCTGGTGGGTTCCGAGGCCCAGCAGCTCAAACAGGAATGTTTGGAGAATCCAGATTACACTTTACTCACTGCCACGGCTAAAGTCAAG CCACACAAGCTGGCATTTGTGGGGTTTGGGAGAAAAAAGAAGCAGGAGGACAATGAAGAGTATGTGTGTCCCATGGATGTGGAGATGCCCAAAGGACGCAGCTTCCAGAAGGGTTACAGAGGCATGGAGCTCCAGATCTATGATGATGACCTTGATCGACTGGATCAG
- the ppfibp1b gene encoding liprin-beta-1b isoform X2, with protein METEERESLRCQIPDSTADSLVEWLHGHLSNGHISITGDVYQDRLNRLESDKESLVLQVSVLTDQVDAQGEKIRDLDLCLDEHREKLNATEEMLQQELLCRSALEAQKLELMAEVSNLKLKLAAMDKERLDFDERFGNEGLILEINELRYRISEMENERLQYEKKLKSTKSLMAKLSSLKLKMGQMQYEKQRKEQKIEALKEELVLLRRQQEGRDVDLRRLQDESGSRSSTPAGLDGTDRVFHTEETLKKRLKEKHMEVQKMKKAMESLMAANEEKDRKIEELRQSLMRYKKVQEMVMSAHGRKEKVKEGDSDESNSDSSLSMSTALSFSIDTDKSLLAYTEEAARAQNEASTFVSTLQVPSLAVSSPDKPDSDSVLEHMQSRTSEITKSGSQGNLDGGISEKSKTFDEFNKITTLPPKSTSSSGTAEDDSFGTRKMRSSFGRGFFKLKGGKRTASAPNLSETERDGTDHLDLAGLPQRSADSDSTHTLPISPEAKKKSKGIKALFGKLKRSQSTTFNLDDNLSESEFKRGGVRATAGPRLGWSRDLQNTNSDLDAPFARWSREQVCDWMQEQGLGLYVSLARQWVSSGQTLLQASQHDLERELGIKHPLHRKKLQLALQALGSEEDDNKGKLDYHWVTRWLDDIGLPQYKTQFDEGRVDGRMLHYMTVDDLLSLKVGSVLHHLSIKRAIQVLRLNNYDPNCLRRRPSDENNISPAEISQWTNHRVMEWLRSVDLAEYAPNLRGSGVHGGLMVLEPRFNVETMALLLNIPPNKTLLRRHLATHFNLLVGSEAQQLKQECLENPDYTLLTATAKVKPHKLAFVGFGRKKKQEDNEEYVCPMDVEMPKGRSFQKGYRGMELQIYDDDLDRLDQMEDSEGTVRQIGAFSEGINNLTSMLKEDEFFFPNASVKDDDSNV; from the exons ATGGAgactgaagagagagagagcttgcGTTGCCAGATCCCAGACTCCACCGCAGACAGTTTGGTGGAGTGGCTGCATGGTCACCTG TCAAATGGACACATTTCCATCACCGGTGATGTTTACCAGGACAGACTTAATCGTCTTGAAAGTGATAAAGAATCCCTTGTGCTTCAG GTGAGTGTTTTGACGGATCAAGTGGATGCACAGGGAGAAAAGATAAGGGACCTAGACCTGTGCCTAGATGAACACCGTGAAAAACTAAACGCCACTGAAGAAATGTTACAGCAG GAGCTCCTGTGCAGGTCAGCGCTGGAGGCTCAAAAGCTGGAGCTAATGGCAGAAGTGTCCAATTTGAAACTGAAGTTAGCAGCCATGGATAAAGAGAGACTGGATTTTGACGAGAGATTCGGAAATGAG ggTTTGATTTTGGAGATCAATGAACTGAGATATCGCATTTCTGAGATGGAGAATGAACGGTTACAGTATGAAAAGAAATTGAAATCCACTAAG TCGCTAATGGCCAAACTCTCTAGCCTGAAACTGAAAATGGGCCAGATGCAGTATGAGAAACAGAGGAAGGAACAAAAAATCGAGGCCCTCAAG GAGGAGCTGGTTTTATTGAGGAGGCAGCAGGAGGGCAGAGATGTGGATCTGCGGAGGCTGCAGGATGAGAGCGGCTCCAGATCCTCAACGCCTGCAGGCCTCGACGGCACTGACAGAG TTTTCCATACAGAGGAAACATTAAAAAAGAGGCTCAAAGAGAAAC ATATGGAAGTACAGAAGATGAAGAAGGCAATGGAGTCACTGATGGCGGCAAATGAGGAGAAG GATCGCAAGATTGAAGAGTTGCGGCAGTCACTAATGCGTTACAAGAAAGTGCAAGAGATGGTCATGTCAGCCCATGGGAGAAAAG AAAAGGTCAAAGAAGGAGACAGTGATGAGAGTAACAGCGACAGCTCCCTCTCCATGTCCACCGCTCTCTCCTTCTCCATCGACACAGACAAATCTCTGCTCGCGTACACAGAGGAAGCTGCCAGAGCTCAAAATGAG GCCTCAACATTCGTCAGTACGCTCCAAGTACCATCACTCGCAGTATCATCACCAGACAAACCAGACAGCGACTCAGTCCTGGAACACATGCAGTCGAG GACTTCGGAGATCACAAAATCAGGGAGCCAAGGGAACCTCGATGGAGGAATCAGTGAAAAG AGCAAAACATTTGATGAGTTCAACAAAATCACTACTCTGCCACCCAAATCCACAAGCTCTTCTGGTACTGCTGAAGATGACAGTTTTGGCACCAGGAAAATGAGATCATCCTTTGGACGGGGCTTTTTCAAGCTCAAGGGTGGCAAGAGGACTGCCAGCGCCCCAAATTTAT CTGAGACAGAGAGGGACGGCACTGACCATCTGGATCTGGCAGGCCTGCCGCAGAGGTCCGCTGACAGCGACAGCACACATACTCTGCCCATTTCACCAGAGGCCAAGAAGAAGTCCAAAGGAATCAAAGCACTCTTTGGAAA GCTCAAAAGAAGTCAGTCAACCACATTCAACCTGGATGATAACCTGTCAGAGAGTGAGTTTAAACGTGGTGGAGTCAGAGCTACTGCTGGACCCAGACTGGgatggtcacgtgacctgcaGAACACCAACAG TGATCTTGATGCCCCATTTGCACGCTGGTCCCGGGAGCAGGTGTGTGACTGGATGCAGGAGCAGGGATTGGGACTGTATGTGAGTTTGGCAAGGCAGTGGGTCTCCTCTGGGCAGACGCTCCTGCAGGCATCCCAACACGACTTGGAAAGA GAGCTGGGAATTAAACACCCACTACACAGGAAGAAACTCCAGCTGGCCCTGCAGGCTCTGGGCTCAGAGGAAGACGATAACAAGGGCAAACTAGACTACCACTGGGTGACAA GGTGGCTTGATGACATCGGCCTCCCGCAGTACAAGACTCAGTTTGATGAGGGACGTGTGGATGGACGGATGCTTCACTATATGACTGTG GATGACCTGTTATCTCTGAAAGTGGGCAGCGTTCTTCATCACCTTAGTATTAAAAGAGCCATCCAGGTGCTCCGGCTTAACAACTACGACCCAAACTGCCTGCGGCGAAGACCCTCAGACGAG AACAACATCAGTCCTGCTGAGATCTCTCAATGGACAAACCACCGCGTGATGGAGTGGCTGCGGTCTGTTGATCTGGCTGAATACGCACCCAACCTGAGAGGCAGCGGAGTACACGGAGGACtgatg GTGTTGGAGCCTCGCTTTAATGTGGAGACGATGGCTCTGCTGCTGAATATTCCCCCCAATAAGACTCTGCTGCGGAGGCATCTGGCCACCCACTTTAACCTGCTGGTGGGTTCCGAGGCCCAGCAGCTCAAACAGGAATGTTTGGAGAATCCAGATTACACTTTACTCACTGCCACGGCTAAAGTCAAG CCACACAAGCTGGCATTTGTGGGGTTTGGGAGAAAAAAGAAGCAGGAGGACAATGAAGAGTATGTGTGTCCCATGGATGTGGAGATGCCCAAAGGACGCAGCTTCCAGAAGGGTTACAGAGGCATGGAGCTCCAGATCTATGATGATGACCTTGATCGACTGGATCAG
- the ppfibp1b gene encoding liprin-beta-1b isoform X7 gives METEERESLRCQIPDSTADSLVEWLHGHLSNGHISITGDVYQDRLNRLESDKESLVLQVSVLTDQVDAQGEKIRDLDLCLDEHREKLNATEEMLQQELLCRSALEAQKLELMAEVSNLKLKLAAMDKERLDFDERFGNEGLILEINELRYRISEMENERLQYEKKLKSTKEELVLLRRQQEGRDVDLRRLQDESGSRSSTPAGLDGTDRDMEVQKMKKAMESLMAANEEKDRKIEELRQSLMRYKKVQEMVMSAHGRKEKVKEGDSDESNSDSSLSMSTALSFSIDTDKSLLAYTEEAARAQNEASTFVSTLQVPSLAVSSPDKPDSDSVLEHMQSSDKECEEPNQSQETPFHESPETSEITKSGSQGNLDGGISEKSKTFDEFNKITTLPPKSTSSSGTAEDDSFGTRKMRSSFGRGFFKLKGGKRTASAPNLSETERDGTDHLDLAGLPQRSADSDSTHTLPISPEAKKKSKGIKALFGKLKRSQSTTFNLDDNLSESEFKRGGVRATAGPRLGWSRDLQNTNSDLDAPFARWSREQVCDWMQEQGLGLYVSLARQWVSSGQTLLQASQHDLERELGIKHPLHRKKLQLALQALGSEEDDNKGKLDYHWVTRWLDDIGLPQYKTQFDEGRVDGRMLHYMTVDDLLSLKVGSVLHHLSIKRAIQVLRLNNYDPNCLRRRPSDENNISPAEISQWTNHRVMEWLRSVDLAEYAPNLRGSGVHGGLMVLEPRFNVETMALLLNIPPNKTLLRRHLATHFNLLVGSEAQQLKQECLENPDYTLLTATAKVKPHKLAFVGFGRKKKQEDNEEYVCPMDVEMPKGRSFQKGYRGMELQIYDDDLDRLDQMEDSEGTVRQIGAFSEGINNLTSMLKEDEFFFPNASVKDDDSNV, from the exons ATGGAgactgaagagagagagagcttgcGTTGCCAGATCCCAGACTCCACCGCAGACAGTTTGGTGGAGTGGCTGCATGGTCACCTG TCAAATGGACACATTTCCATCACCGGTGATGTTTACCAGGACAGACTTAATCGTCTTGAAAGTGATAAAGAATCCCTTGTGCTTCAG GTGAGTGTTTTGACGGATCAAGTGGATGCACAGGGAGAAAAGATAAGGGACCTAGACCTGTGCCTAGATGAACACCGTGAAAAACTAAACGCCACTGAAGAAATGTTACAGCAG GAGCTCCTGTGCAGGTCAGCGCTGGAGGCTCAAAAGCTGGAGCTAATGGCAGAAGTGTCCAATTTGAAACTGAAGTTAGCAGCCATGGATAAAGAGAGACTGGATTTTGACGAGAGATTCGGAAATGAG ggTTTGATTTTGGAGATCAATGAACTGAGATATCGCATTTCTGAGATGGAGAATGAACGGTTACAGTATGAAAAGAAATTGAAATCCACTAAG GAGGAGCTGGTTTTATTGAGGAGGCAGCAGGAGGGCAGAGATGTGGATCTGCGGAGGCTGCAGGATGAGAGCGGCTCCAGATCCTCAACGCCTGCAGGCCTCGACGGCACTGACAGAG ATATGGAAGTACAGAAGATGAAGAAGGCAATGGAGTCACTGATGGCGGCAAATGAGGAGAAG GATCGCAAGATTGAAGAGTTGCGGCAGTCACTAATGCGTTACAAGAAAGTGCAAGAGATGGTCATGTCAGCCCATGGGAGAAAAG AAAAGGTCAAAGAAGGAGACAGTGATGAGAGTAACAGCGACAGCTCCCTCTCCATGTCCACCGCTCTCTCCTTCTCCATCGACACAGACAAATCTCTGCTCGCGTACACAGAGGAAGCTGCCAGAGCTCAAAATGAG GCCTCAACATTCGTCAGTACGCTCCAAGTACCATCACTCGCAGTATCATCACCAGACAAACCAGACAGCGACTCAGTCCTGGAACACATGCAGTCGAG TGATAAAGAGTGCGAGGAGCCAAATCAGTCACAGGAGACCCCATTTCATGAAAGTCCCGA GACTTCGGAGATCACAAAATCAGGGAGCCAAGGGAACCTCGATGGAGGAATCAGTGAAAAG AGCAAAACATTTGATGAGTTCAACAAAATCACTACTCTGCCACCCAAATCCACAAGCTCTTCTGGTACTGCTGAAGATGACAGTTTTGGCACCAGGAAAATGAGATCATCCTTTGGACGGGGCTTTTTCAAGCTCAAGGGTGGCAAGAGGACTGCCAGCGCCCCAAATTTAT CTGAGACAGAGAGGGACGGCACTGACCATCTGGATCTGGCAGGCCTGCCGCAGAGGTCCGCTGACAGCGACAGCACACATACTCTGCCCATTTCACCAGAGGCCAAGAAGAAGTCCAAAGGAATCAAAGCACTCTTTGGAAA GCTCAAAAGAAGTCAGTCAACCACATTCAACCTGGATGATAACCTGTCAGAGAGTGAGTTTAAACGTGGTGGAGTCAGAGCTACTGCTGGACCCAGACTGGgatggtcacgtgacctgcaGAACACCAACAG TGATCTTGATGCCCCATTTGCACGCTGGTCCCGGGAGCAGGTGTGTGACTGGATGCAGGAGCAGGGATTGGGACTGTATGTGAGTTTGGCAAGGCAGTGGGTCTCCTCTGGGCAGACGCTCCTGCAGGCATCCCAACACGACTTGGAAAGA GAGCTGGGAATTAAACACCCACTACACAGGAAGAAACTCCAGCTGGCCCTGCAGGCTCTGGGCTCAGAGGAAGACGATAACAAGGGCAAACTAGACTACCACTGGGTGACAA GGTGGCTTGATGACATCGGCCTCCCGCAGTACAAGACTCAGTTTGATGAGGGACGTGTGGATGGACGGATGCTTCACTATATGACTGTG GATGACCTGTTATCTCTGAAAGTGGGCAGCGTTCTTCATCACCTTAGTATTAAAAGAGCCATCCAGGTGCTCCGGCTTAACAACTACGACCCAAACTGCCTGCGGCGAAGACCCTCAGACGAG AACAACATCAGTCCTGCTGAGATCTCTCAATGGACAAACCACCGCGTGATGGAGTGGCTGCGGTCTGTTGATCTGGCTGAATACGCACCCAACCTGAGAGGCAGCGGAGTACACGGAGGACtgatg GTGTTGGAGCCTCGCTTTAATGTGGAGACGATGGCTCTGCTGCTGAATATTCCCCCCAATAAGACTCTGCTGCGGAGGCATCTGGCCACCCACTTTAACCTGCTGGTGGGTTCCGAGGCCCAGCAGCTCAAACAGGAATGTTTGGAGAATCCAGATTACACTTTACTCACTGCCACGGCTAAAGTCAAG CCACACAAGCTGGCATTTGTGGGGTTTGGGAGAAAAAAGAAGCAGGAGGACAATGAAGAGTATGTGTGTCCCATGGATGTGGAGATGCCCAAAGGACGCAGCTTCCAGAAGGGTTACAGAGGCATGGAGCTCCAGATCTATGATGATGACCTTGATCGACTGGATCAG
- the ppfibp1b gene encoding liprin-beta-1b isoform X4 translates to METEERESLRCQIPDSTADSLVEWLHGHLSNGHISITGDVYQDRLNRLESDKESLVLQVSVLTDQVDAQGEKIRDLDLCLDEHREKLNATEEMLQQELLCRSALEAQKLELMAEVSNLKLKLAAMDKERLDFDERFGNEGLILEINELRYRISEMENERLQYEKKLKSTKEELVLLRRQQEGRDVDLRRLQDESGSRSSTPAGLDGTDRVFHTEETLKKRLKEKHMEVQKMKKAMESLMAANEEKDRKIEELRQSLMRYKKVQEMVMSAHGRKEKVKEGDSDESNSDSSLSMSTALSFSIDTDKSLLAYTEEAARAQNEASTFVSTLQVPSLAVSSPDKPDSDSVLEHMQSSDKECEEPNQSQETPFHESPETSEITKSGSQGNLDGGISEKSKTFDEFNKITTLPPKSTSSSGTAEDDSFGTRKMRSSFGRGFFKLKGGKRTASAPNLSETERDGTDHLDLAGLPQRSADSDSTHTLPISPEAKKKSKGIKALFGKLKRSQSTTFNLDDNLSESEFKRGGVRATAGPRLGWSRDLQNTNSDLDAPFARWSREQVCDWMQEQGLGLYVSLARQWVSSGQTLLQASQHDLERELGIKHPLHRKKLQLALQALGSEEDDNKGKLDYHWVTRWLDDIGLPQYKTQFDEGRVDGRMLHYMTVDDLLSLKVGSVLHHLSIKRAIQVLRLNNYDPNCLRRRPSDENNISPAEISQWTNHRVMEWLRSVDLAEYAPNLRGSGVHGGLMVLEPRFNVETMALLLNIPPNKTLLRRHLATHFNLLVGSEAQQLKQECLENPDYTLLTATAKVKPHKLAFVGFGRKKKQEDNEEYVCPMDVEMPKGRSFQKGYRGMELQIYDDDLDRLDQMEDSEGTVRQIGAFSEGINNLTSMLKEDEFFFPNASVKDDDSNV, encoded by the exons ATGGAgactgaagagagagagagcttgcGTTGCCAGATCCCAGACTCCACCGCAGACAGTTTGGTGGAGTGGCTGCATGGTCACCTG TCAAATGGACACATTTCCATCACCGGTGATGTTTACCAGGACAGACTTAATCGTCTTGAAAGTGATAAAGAATCCCTTGTGCTTCAG GTGAGTGTTTTGACGGATCAAGTGGATGCACAGGGAGAAAAGATAAGGGACCTAGACCTGTGCCTAGATGAACACCGTGAAAAACTAAACGCCACTGAAGAAATGTTACAGCAG GAGCTCCTGTGCAGGTCAGCGCTGGAGGCTCAAAAGCTGGAGCTAATGGCAGAAGTGTCCAATTTGAAACTGAAGTTAGCAGCCATGGATAAAGAGAGACTGGATTTTGACGAGAGATTCGGAAATGAG ggTTTGATTTTGGAGATCAATGAACTGAGATATCGCATTTCTGAGATGGAGAATGAACGGTTACAGTATGAAAAGAAATTGAAATCCACTAAG GAGGAGCTGGTTTTATTGAGGAGGCAGCAGGAGGGCAGAGATGTGGATCTGCGGAGGCTGCAGGATGAGAGCGGCTCCAGATCCTCAACGCCTGCAGGCCTCGACGGCACTGACAGAG TTTTCCATACAGAGGAAACATTAAAAAAGAGGCTCAAAGAGAAAC ATATGGAAGTACAGAAGATGAAGAAGGCAATGGAGTCACTGATGGCGGCAAATGAGGAGAAG GATCGCAAGATTGAAGAGTTGCGGCAGTCACTAATGCGTTACAAGAAAGTGCAAGAGATGGTCATGTCAGCCCATGGGAGAAAAG AAAAGGTCAAAGAAGGAGACAGTGATGAGAGTAACAGCGACAGCTCCCTCTCCATGTCCACCGCTCTCTCCTTCTCCATCGACACAGACAAATCTCTGCTCGCGTACACAGAGGAAGCTGCCAGAGCTCAAAATGAG GCCTCAACATTCGTCAGTACGCTCCAAGTACCATCACTCGCAGTATCATCACCAGACAAACCAGACAGCGACTCAGTCCTGGAACACATGCAGTCGAG TGATAAAGAGTGCGAGGAGCCAAATCAGTCACAGGAGACCCCATTTCATGAAAGTCCCGA GACTTCGGAGATCACAAAATCAGGGAGCCAAGGGAACCTCGATGGAGGAATCAGTGAAAAG AGCAAAACATTTGATGAGTTCAACAAAATCACTACTCTGCCACCCAAATCCACAAGCTCTTCTGGTACTGCTGAAGATGACAGTTTTGGCACCAGGAAAATGAGATCATCCTTTGGACGGGGCTTTTTCAAGCTCAAGGGTGGCAAGAGGACTGCCAGCGCCCCAAATTTAT CTGAGACAGAGAGGGACGGCACTGACCATCTGGATCTGGCAGGCCTGCCGCAGAGGTCCGCTGACAGCGACAGCACACATACTCTGCCCATTTCACCAGAGGCCAAGAAGAAGTCCAAAGGAATCAAAGCACTCTTTGGAAA GCTCAAAAGAAGTCAGTCAACCACATTCAACCTGGATGATAACCTGTCAGAGAGTGAGTTTAAACGTGGTGGAGTCAGAGCTACTGCTGGACCCAGACTGGgatggtcacgtgacctgcaGAACACCAACAG TGATCTTGATGCCCCATTTGCACGCTGGTCCCGGGAGCAGGTGTGTGACTGGATGCAGGAGCAGGGATTGGGACTGTATGTGAGTTTGGCAAGGCAGTGGGTCTCCTCTGGGCAGACGCTCCTGCAGGCATCCCAACACGACTTGGAAAGA GAGCTGGGAATTAAACACCCACTACACAGGAAGAAACTCCAGCTGGCCCTGCAGGCTCTGGGCTCAGAGGAAGACGATAACAAGGGCAAACTAGACTACCACTGGGTGACAA GGTGGCTTGATGACATCGGCCTCCCGCAGTACAAGACTCAGTTTGATGAGGGACGTGTGGATGGACGGATGCTTCACTATATGACTGTG GATGACCTGTTATCTCTGAAAGTGGGCAGCGTTCTTCATCACCTTAGTATTAAAAGAGCCATCCAGGTGCTCCGGCTTAACAACTACGACCCAAACTGCCTGCGGCGAAGACCCTCAGACGAG AACAACATCAGTCCTGCTGAGATCTCTCAATGGACAAACCACCGCGTGATGGAGTGGCTGCGGTCTGTTGATCTGGCTGAATACGCACCCAACCTGAGAGGCAGCGGAGTACACGGAGGACtgatg GTGTTGGAGCCTCGCTTTAATGTGGAGACGATGGCTCTGCTGCTGAATATTCCCCCCAATAAGACTCTGCTGCGGAGGCATCTGGCCACCCACTTTAACCTGCTGGTGGGTTCCGAGGCCCAGCAGCTCAAACAGGAATGTTTGGAGAATCCAGATTACACTTTACTCACTGCCACGGCTAAAGTCAAG CCACACAAGCTGGCATTTGTGGGGTTTGGGAGAAAAAAGAAGCAGGAGGACAATGAAGAGTATGTGTGTCCCATGGATGTGGAGATGCCCAAAGGACGCAGCTTCCAGAAGGGTTACAGAGGCATGGAGCTCCAGATCTATGATGATGACCTTGATCGACTGGATCAG